The following proteins are encoded in a genomic region of Musa acuminata AAA Group cultivar baxijiao chromosome BXJ2-11, Cavendish_Baxijiao_AAA, whole genome shotgun sequence:
- the LOC135626212 gene encoding NDR1/HIN1-like protein 6, which translates to MAEEKPTSKPVLQKPPGYRDPAAAAPATPRPPPRRQPLPPAFRQPGKPLPRQRYRRSRRCSCCRICCWASAVALVAAAILAVVAGLAYLWFQPRLPSFRLESLNATQLRVAVRPDGTFLDAVTKVGILVSNPNGRIVVEYGDGKARMSVADDDGDVAVGEAAIAGFEQARRNRTVVRFAAAAKGVAVDEVAGERIRAGFRSKEVRFVVEVRTKVGIRVGGMSTGKVPIRVGCGPVSLKQGVSGATPPKCRFYLLRWINLH; encoded by the exons ATGGCGGAAGAGAAGCCTACCTCGAAGCCGGTGCTCCAGAAGCCACCGGGGTACCGTGACCCGGCAGCGGCGGCCCCCGCCACGCCGAGGCCGCCGCCCAGGCGGCAGCCGCTGCCCCCGGCGTTCCGCCAGCCCGGGAAGCCGCTCCCCCGCCAGCGCTACCGCCGCTCGCGGCGCTGCTCCTGCTGCCGCATCTGCTGTTGGGCATCCGCGGTGGCCCTCGTCGCAGCTGCGATACTCGCCGTGGTCGCCGGACTCGCGTACCTCTGGTTCCAGCCGCGGCTGCCCTCCTTCCGCCTCGAGTCCCTCAACGCCACCCAGCTTCGCGTCGCCGTCAGGCCCGACGGGACCTTCCTCGACGCCGTCACCAAGGTCGGGATCCTGGTGTCGAACCCGAACGGGAGGATCGTGGTGGAGTACGGTGACGGGAAGGCGCGGATGTCGGTGGCGGATGACGACGGCGACGTGGCGGTTGGGGAAGCGGCGATCGCGGGGTTCGAGCAGGCGAGGAGGAATCGGACGGTGGTGCGGTTCGCGGCGGCGGCGAAGGGGGTGGCGGTGGACGAGGTGGCCGGGGAGAGGATCCGGGCCGGCTTCAGGAGCAAGGAAGTGCGGTTCGTGGTGGAAGTGAGGACGAAGGTGGGGATCCGGGTGGGCGGTATGAGTACCGGTAAGGTGCCGATCCGGGTGGGGTGCGGCCCGGTGAGCTTAAAGCAGGGGGTGAGCGGTGCGACGCCGCCCAAGTGCCGCTTCTACTTGCTTAGATG GATTAATTTGCATTGA
- the LOC135626211 gene encoding aluminum-activated malate transporter 9-like, whose amino-acid sequence MNGKKGNSIRIDIGLPSSAVPRETARKSGSGEGDEAITIPLRKWMMEVWQFAREDTNRVTFSLKVGLACLLVSLLILLRAPYQVFGANIIWSILTVAIMFEYTVGATFNRGFNRALGSLLAGVFAVVVIQVAMSSGHVAEPYVIGLSIFLVGSITSFMKLWPSLVPYEYGFRVILFTYCLIIVSGYRMGNPIRTAMDRLYSIAIGAIVAVLVNVLIFPIWAGEQLHRELVGHFDSVADSLEECVKKYLSDDGSDHPEFAKTVMDDFQDEPAFRKCRSTLNSSAKLDSLANSAKWEPPHGRFMQMFYPWAEYVKVGAVLRHCAYEVMALHGCLHSEIQAPYNLRYTFRTEILDATNQAAELLRSLAKDLSNMKHSLHTSLLKRVHASTERLQRSIDLHSYLLTLSHDVCDCSTKPPAKLSHVSSLNGTDADGKKAEAETYHETMKKQQRRLHSWPSREVDDFEEDMSGESIPRMHALESTAALSLATFTSLLIEFVARLDHLVEAADELAKLAKFKQEIAC is encoded by the exons ATGAACGGAAAGAAGGGCAACAGCATTCGCATCGATATCGGCTTGCCGTCGAGTGCAGTGCCACGAGAAACTGCGAGGAAATCCGGGAGCGGAGAAGGCGACGAGGCCATCACCATCCCCCTGAGGAAATGGATGATGGAGGTGTGGCAGTTCGCCAGGGAGGACACCAACAGGGTGACCTTCTCGCTCAAGGTAGGTTTGGCCTGTCTCCTCGTATCGCTGCTCATCCTCCTCCGAGCTCCCTACCAAGTCTTCGGCGCCAACATCATCTGGTCCATCCTCACAGTCGCCATCATGTTCGAGTACACCGTCG GTGCAACCTTCAATCGAGGGTTCAATCGAGCACTAGGGAGTTTACTGGCAGGGGTCTTCGCCGTCGTGGTGATCCAAGTGGCCATGTCCAGTGGCCACGTCGCAGAGCCTTACGTCATTGGCCTCAGCATCTTCCTCGTCG GATCTATTACGTCGTTCATGAAGCTGTGGCCGTCGTTGGTGCCTTACGAGTACGGCTTCAGGGTGATCCTCTTCACCTACTGCTTGATCATCGTGTCGGGATACCGCATGGGTAACCCGATCAGGACCGCCATGGATCGGCTCTACTCGATCGCCATAGGCGCTATCGTCGCCGTCCTCGTCAACGTCCTCATCTTCCCGATATGGGCCGGGGAGCAGCTTCACAGGGAGCTCGTCGGCCACTTCGACTCCGTCGCCGACTCCCTCGAAG AGTGCGTGAAGAAGTATCTGAGCGACGATGGGTCGGACCACCCGGAGTTCGCGAAGACGGTGATGGACGACTTCCAGGACGAGCCGGCGTTTCGGAAATGCCGGTCGACGTTGAACTCCTCGGCGAAGCTCGATTCCTTG GCCAATTCTGCAAAATGGGAACCTCCACACGGGAGATTCATGCAGATGTTCTACCCGTGGGCAGAGTACGTCAAGGTCGGCGCCGTGCTTCGGCACTGCGCTTACGAGGTGATGGCACTGCATGGCTGCCTTCACTCGGAGATACAG GCGCCCTACAACCTCAGGTACACATTCCGGACCGAGATCCTCGATGCCACGAACCAGGCGGCGGAGCTACTGCGGAGCTTGGCCAAAGACCTCAGCAACATGAAGCACAGCCTCCACACCAGCCTACTCAAGCGTGTCCACGCCTCGACCGAACGCCTTCAGCGCTCCATCGACCTCCACTCCTACCTCCTCACCTTGAGCCACGACGTCTGTGATTGCTCGACCAAACCACCCGCTAAACTCTCCCACGTCTCGTCCTTGAACGGCACCGACGCGGACGGGAAGAAGGCCGAGGCGGAGACGTACCACGAGACGATGAAGAAGCAGCAGAGGCGGCTCCATTCATGGCCGTCGAGGGAGGTGGACGACTTCGAGGAGGACATGAGCGGGGAGTCGATTCCCCGGATGCATGCGCTGGAGAGCACGGCCGCGCTGTCCCTCGCCACTTTCACGTCGCTGCTCATCGAGTTCGTGGCTCGCCTCGACCACCTGGTGGAGGCCGCCGATGAGCTCGCCAAGTTGGCCAAGTTCAAGCAGGAGATTGCATGCTAA